A stretch of the Vigna radiata var. radiata cultivar VC1973A chromosome 9, Vradiata_ver6, whole genome shotgun sequence genome encodes the following:
- the LOC106773703 gene encoding malate dehydrogenase, cytoplasmic isoform X2, translating into MVATDPVRVLVTGAAGQIGYALVPMIARGAMLGPDQPVILHMLDIEPAAEALKGVKMELVDAAFPLLKGVVATTDVVEACKNVNIAVMVGGFPRKEGMERKDVMSKNVSIYKAQASALEQNAAADCKVLVVANPANTNALILKEFAPSIPEKNITCLTRLDHNRALGQISERLNVHVSDVKNVIIWGNHSSTQYPDVNHATVTANGAQKPVRELVADDNWLNSEFITTVQQRGAAIIKARKLSSALSAASAACDHIRDWVLGTPKESWVSMGVYSDGSYGVQPGLIYSFPVTCEKGDWTIVQGLKIDEFSRDKMDKTAQELVEEKELAKSCLN; encoded by the exons ATGGTGGCCACTGATCCAGTTAGAGTTCTTGTCACTGGAGCTGCTG GGCAAATTGGATATGCACTTGTTCCAATGATTGCAAGAGGGGCAATGCTGGGCCCAGATCAGCCTGTGATTCTGCACATGCTTGACATTGAACCAGCAGCAGAGGCCTTGAAAGGGGTGAAGATGGAGCTGGTTGATGCTGCTTTTCCACTTCTTAAAG GTGTTGTCGCTACTACTGATGTTGTTGAAGCTTGCAAGAATGTGAACATTGCTGTGATGGTGGGTGGATTCCCCCGGAAGGAAGGAATGGAAAGAAAAGATGTGATGTCTAAAAATGTGTCAATTTACAAGGCTCAAGCTTCAGCACTGGAGCAAAATGCTGCAGCAGATTGTAAG GTGCTGGTGGTTGCCAATCCAGCAAACACGAATGCTCTCATTTTGAAAGAGTTTGCTCCTTCAATCCCTGAGAAAAACATCACCTGTCTTACAAGGCTTGATCACAACAGAGCCTTAGGCCAAATCTCTGAGAGACTCAATGTTCATGTCAGTGATGTAAAAAATGTCATCATTTGGGGCAATCACTCCTCAACCCAATATCCAGATGTCAACCATGCCACTGTCACTGCCAATGGAGCACAGAAGCCAGTCAGAGAATTAGTTGCTGATGATAACTG GCTAAACAGTGAGTTCATCACCACTGTTCAGCAACGTGGAGCTGCCATTATTAAAGCCAGAAAGCTGTCTAGTGCATTATCAGCAGCAAGTGCTGCCTGTGATCACATCCGTGACTGGGTTCTAGGAACTCCTAAG GAATCATGGGTATCAATGGGAGTGTATTCTGATGGATCTTATGGTGTTCAACCTGGCCTCATATACTCTTTCCCTGTTACTTGTGAGAAAGGAGATTGGACCATTGTTCAAG GTCTGAAGATTGATGAGTTCTCAAGGGATAAGATGGACAAAACGGCACAAGAGCTGGTTGAGGAGAAGGAATTGGCCAAATCATGCCTTAATTGA
- the LOC106773694 gene encoding pentatricopeptide repeat-containing protein At3g53700, chloroplastic translates to MLCWPRNAAVFSVFKASSRFLHSSSPQTHPNFPIPRSNSPLSSLLSDLVSCANDSAMAGVLARHKLELTSNLVLGVLRGYKQLGRAKTLKFFTLAGTHMGFHFDDSVVEYMADFLGRRKLFDDVKCLLTTVAFHKGGVSPKALAISIRFLGRQGRIKEAISLFEDMETVFNCKPDNLVCNNMLYVLCKRESSLEMIQLALSIFHKIETPDTYSCSNMIVGFCKFGRVESALEIFNQMEKIGVLPTRSAVNILIGELCLTSAKEGSVEKVRVRNTRRPYTILVPNMGGNSDAMQPAVQVFWAVCKAGLLPSSFVVVKLICELCRLSYTEEAVRVLRIVEERKLRCAHEGYSVVIKALCECHRVEEASDLFGRMLSRGLKPKLVVYNSVIPMLCKLGKLKDATRVFEIMNKNRCLPDDLTYTALIHGHGEGKNWKVSYDLLIEMLGLGLLPNFHTYNLVESLLREHDRLDLCVKLDRKLENQKLQKLCRGGELDAAYEKVKSMLEKGIPLSVYARDIFEQVFQKCGKLKTARQLLQNTKRVQEAEDIDKT, encoded by the coding sequence ATGCTTTGCTGGCCTCGAAATGCCGCtgttttctctgttttcaaaGCTTCTTCACGATTTCTCCATTCCTCTTCTCCCCAAACTCACCCCAATTTCCCAATCCCACGCAGCAATTCGCccctttcttctcttctctctgaCCTTGTCTCTTGCGCCAACGACAGCGCCATGGCTGGTGTTTTGGCTCGTCACAAGCTAGAATTAACCTCCAACCTGGTTCTGGGCGTTTTGAGGGGCTACAAGCAACTGGGTAGGGCCAAAACCTTGAAATTTTTCACCTTGGCGGGGACCCACATGGGTTTTCACTTTGATGATTCCGTGGTTGAGTACATGGCCGATTTCTTGGGTAGAAGAAAGCTCTTTGACGACGTCAAATGTTTGCTGACCACAGTGGCGTTTCACAAGGGTGGAGTGTCGCCTAAGGCATTGGCCATTTCCATCAGGTTTTTGGGGAGACAAGGAAGAATTAAGGAAGCAATTTCACTGTTTGAGGATATGGAGACTGTGTTCAACTGTAAGCCTGATAACCTTGTGTGTAATAACATGCTTTATGTTCTTTGCAAGAGGGAATCATCTTTGGAGATGATTCAGCTTGCACTTTCAATCTTTCACAAGATTGAAACTCCTGATACTTATTCCTGCAGTAACATGATTGTTGGTTTTTGTAAGTTTGGTAGAGTAGAGTCAGCCCTTGAGATTTTTAATCAAATGGAAAAGATTGGAGTGCTCCCTACTCGATCTGCTGTTAATATTCTTATTGGGGAGCTGTGTTTGACTAGTGCAAAAGAAGGATCTGTTGAGAAAGTGAGAGTGAGGAACACTCGGAGACCATATACTATATTAGTCCCTAACATGGGAGGAAATAGTGATGCAATGCAGCCTGCAGTTCAAGTGTTTTGGGCAGTTTGTAAGGCTGGATTGTTACCTAGTTCTTTTGTTGTGGTTAAGCTTATCTGTGAGCTTTGTCGCTTGAGTTATACAGAAGAAGCTGTTAGAGTTTTGAGGATTGTTGAGGAAAGGAAACTGAGGTGTGCTCATGAGGGTTACTCTGTTGTTATAAAGGCATTGTGTGAATGTCACAGAGTGGAGGAAGCTAGTGATTTGTTTGGGAGGATGTTGAGTCGTGGCTTAAAGCCAAAGTTGGTTGTTTATAATTCTGTTATACCTATGCTGTGTAAATTGGGAAAGTTAAAGGATGCTACCAGGGTCTTTGAGATCATGAACAAGAACAGATGCCTTCCTGATGATTTAACCTACACTGCTCTGATCCATGGTCATGGTGAGGGTAAGAACTGGAAAGTTTCTTATGACTTGTTGATTGAAATGTTGGGTTTGGGATTGCTTCCAAATTTTCACACTTACAATTTAGTAGAGAGTCTTTTGAGAGAACATGATCGGTTGGATCTGTGTGTTAAATTGGATAGAAAATTGGAGAACCAGAAGTTGCAGAAGTTGTGTAGAGGAGGTGAACTAGATGCTGCTTATGAGAAAGTGAAATCAATGCTGGAAAAGGGTATTCCTTTATCAGTTTATGCTAGAGACATTTTTGAACAGGTGTTTCAGAAGTGTGGCAAGCTAAAAACAGCACGTCAGTTACTGCAGAATACTAAAAGAGTTCAGGAGGCTGAGGATATTGACAAAACATAG
- the LOC106773703 gene encoding malate dehydrogenase, cytoplasmic isoform X1, whose translation MAMEMLAWDTQDYTFLKKILLVLLCVILFWKIVRYMFGLLKEEKEPITVLVTGAAGQIGYALVPMIARGAMLGPDQPVILHMLDIEPAAEALKGVKMELVDAAFPLLKGVVATTDVVEACKNVNIAVMVGGFPRKEGMERKDVMSKNVSIYKAQASALEQNAAADCKVLVVANPANTNALILKEFAPSIPEKNITCLTRLDHNRALGQISERLNVHVSDVKNVIIWGNHSSTQYPDVNHATVTANGAQKPVRELVADDNWLNSEFITTVQQRGAAIIKARKLSSALSAASAACDHIRDWVLGTPKESWVSMGVYSDGSYGVQPGLIYSFPVTCEKGDWTIVQGLKIDEFSRDKMDKTAQELVEEKELAKSCLN comes from the exons ATGGCAATGGAAATGTTAGCATGGGACACTCAGGATTATACATTTCTTAAGAAAATTCTTCTTGTTTTGCtttgtgttattttgttttggaagATTGTCAGATACATGTTTGGTCTTCTCAAGGAAGAGAAGGAACCGATAACAGTATTGGTCACTGGTGCTGCAG GGCAAATTGGATATGCACTTGTTCCAATGATTGCAAGAGGGGCAATGCTGGGCCCAGATCAGCCTGTGATTCTGCACATGCTTGACATTGAACCAGCAGCAGAGGCCTTGAAAGGGGTGAAGATGGAGCTGGTTGATGCTGCTTTTCCACTTCTTAAAG GTGTTGTCGCTACTACTGATGTTGTTGAAGCTTGCAAGAATGTGAACATTGCTGTGATGGTGGGTGGATTCCCCCGGAAGGAAGGAATGGAAAGAAAAGATGTGATGTCTAAAAATGTGTCAATTTACAAGGCTCAAGCTTCAGCACTGGAGCAAAATGCTGCAGCAGATTGTAAG GTGCTGGTGGTTGCCAATCCAGCAAACACGAATGCTCTCATTTTGAAAGAGTTTGCTCCTTCAATCCCTGAGAAAAACATCACCTGTCTTACAAGGCTTGATCACAACAGAGCCTTAGGCCAAATCTCTGAGAGACTCAATGTTCATGTCAGTGATGTAAAAAATGTCATCATTTGGGGCAATCACTCCTCAACCCAATATCCAGATGTCAACCATGCCACTGTCACTGCCAATGGAGCACAGAAGCCAGTCAGAGAATTAGTTGCTGATGATAACTG GCTAAACAGTGAGTTCATCACCACTGTTCAGCAACGTGGAGCTGCCATTATTAAAGCCAGAAAGCTGTCTAGTGCATTATCAGCAGCAAGTGCTGCCTGTGATCACATCCGTGACTGGGTTCTAGGAACTCCTAAG GAATCATGGGTATCAATGGGAGTGTATTCTGATGGATCTTATGGTGTTCAACCTGGCCTCATATACTCTTTCCCTGTTACTTGTGAGAAAGGAGATTGGACCATTGTTCAAG GTCTGAAGATTGATGAGTTCTCAAGGGATAAGATGGACAAAACGGCACAAGAGCTGGTTGAGGAGAAGGAATTGGCCAAATCATGCCTTAATTGA
- the LOC106773616 gene encoding uncharacterized protein LOC106773616: protein MPMADLDGAEGYRPSAEYVEDNNEALIDLTDSTELLFLKLPSSNDFLSDIHGKKLSLTLDNGGKLAHFEGSSGKAYDFVSFFAQEPDETVFVSSTEPKMAKISMRVSTVHYPNPKELENLNSTNVRDAHRRSSGITGTTSSRYFPMQSGGRAASSKGSRQKSSLSEFTEPSSISRKRHESNSKSKSKYNLSEVSHGHSNGFSSMSPENSHEGKPKRRKHTE from the exons ATGCCAATGGCGGATTTGGATGGCGCAGAAGGTTACAGGCCATCTGCAGAATACGTAGAAGACAACAATGAAGCTCTCATTGACTTGACTGACTCAACAGAACTTTTGTTTCTTAAGTTGCCTTCTTCCAAT GATTTTTTATCTGACATACATGGAAAGAAATTGTCTCTCACACTTGATAATGGTGGTAAACTAGCCCACTTTGAGGGTTCATCAG GTAAGGCATATGATTTTGTAAGCTTTTTTGCTCAGGAGCCAGACGAAACGGTTTTTGTTTCCTCTACAGAACCAAAAATGG CAAAGATTTCAATGCGAGTTTCAACCGTCCATTACCCTAATCCTAAAGAACTTGAGAACCTCAATTCAACCAACGTAAGAGATGCACATCGACGTTCTTCTGGAATCACAGGGACAACTTCATCGCGATACTTTCCTATGCAAAGTGGTGGACGTGCAGCTTCATCAAAAGGTAGCAGACAGAAAAGCTCTTTGTCTGAATTTACTGAGCCATCAAGTATTTCAAGAAAAAGACACGAATCTAATTCTAAATCTAAATCTAAATACAACTTGTCTGAGGTCTCGCATGGTCACAGCAATGGCTTTTCCTCTATGTCCCCAGAAAATTCTCATGAAGGAaaaccaaagagaagaaaacataCGGAATAA